The genomic region TCAACGACCAGCGCGGCTTCTTCACCTCTCGTGTCATCGGCGAGTTCATGGCCGAGGCCGTCGCCGCGGTCGGCGAGGGCGTCGAGCCGACGTCGGTCGAGCAGGCCGCGCTGCAGGCCGGCTACCCCGCCGGCGCGCTGCAGCTGTTCGACGAGCTGACGCTGTCGCTGACGCAGAAGATCCGCCACGAGACCGAGGCGGCCGTGCTCGCCGAGGGCGGCGAGGTCCGCACGCATCCGTCGCACGCCGTCATCGACTACATGGTCGACGACGTCGAGCGCCCCGGGCGCCGGGCCGGTCAGGGCTTCTACGACTACGACGAGAACGGCAAGCGCATCGGCATCTGGCCGGGCCTGCGCGAGAAGTACGACTCGGGCAGCACCGTGCTGCCGCTGAAGGACCTGCAGGAGCGGATGCTGTTCGCCGAGGCGATCGACACGATCAAGTGCCTCGACACGGGCGTGCTCACGAGCGTGCCCGACGCGAACATCGGCTCGATCTACGGCATCGGCTTCCCCGCGTGGACCGGTGGCGTGCTGCAGTACGTGAACCAGTACGACGGCGGTCTGCCGGGCTTCGTCGAGCGCTGCAACGAGCTCGCCGCGGCCTACGGCGACCGGTTCCTGCCCCCGGCATCCCTCGTCGCCAAGGCCGACGCCGGCGAGACCTACGAGTAGGAGGAGCACGAATGCTTCGCACCCGTTTCACCGAGGCGCTCGGCATCGAGCATCCGATCGTCCAGGGCGGCATGATGTGGGTCGGCCGCGCCGAGCTCGCCGCGGCCGTCTCCGAGGCCGGCGGCCTCGGGATGATCACGGCGCTCACGCAGCCGACCCCGGCCGATCTGGTCAAGGAGATCGAGCGTGCGCGCGCGCTCACCGACAAGCCGTTCGGCGTGAACCTCACGATCCTGCCGTCGATCAGCCCGCCGCCGTACGACGAGTACCGGCGCGCGATCGTGGACGCGGGCGTGACCATCGTCGAGACGGCGGGATCCAGCCCCGAGCCGCACATGGAGATGTTCGGCGAGCACGGCGTGAAGGTCATCCACAAGTGCACGAGTGTGCGTCACGCGCTCAAGGCCGAGAAGGTCGGTGTGACGGCGGTCTCGATCGACGGGTTCGAGTGCGCCGGTCACCCCGGTGAGGACGATGTTCCCGGGCTGATCCTCATCCCGGCGACGGCGGACCAGCTGTCGATCCCGTTCATCGCCTCGGGCGGCTTCGCCGACGGGCGCGGGCTCGCCGCCGCGCTCGTGCTGGGCGCCGACGGCGTCAACATGGGGTCGCGCTTCATGTGCACGCAGGAGTCCCCGGTGTCGCAGACGGTGAAGGACCGGATCGTCGAGGCGTGCGAGCTGGACACGAACCTCATCTTCCGCAGCCTCGGCAATACCGCCCGTGTGGCGAAGAACGCCGTGAGCGACGAGGTCGTCGACATCCTCGCCCAGGGCGGACAGTTCCCCGACGTCCGTCACCTGGTCGCCGGAGCCCGCGGCCGCAAGGTGTTCGAGGAGGGCGACCTCGATGCCGGCATCTGGACGGTC from Microbacter sp. GSS18 harbors:
- a CDS encoding nitronate monooxygenase family protein; its protein translation is MLRTRFTEALGIEHPIVQGGMMWVGRAELAAAVSEAGGLGMITALTQPTPADLVKEIERARALTDKPFGVNLTILPSISPPPYDEYRRAIVDAGVTIVETAGSSPEPHMEMFGEHGVKVIHKCTSVRHALKAEKVGVTAVSIDGFECAGHPGEDDVPGLILIPATADQLSIPFIASGGFADGRGLAAALVLGADGVNMGSRFMCTQESPVSQTVKDRIVEACELDTNLIFRSLGNTARVAKNAVSDEVVDILAQGGQFPDVRHLVAGARGRKVFEEGDLDAGIWTVGQVQGLINDVPPAGDVVRRTVAQAETVLRERLALFAEPVAA